DNA sequence from the Papio anubis isolate 15944 chromosome 7, Panubis1.0, whole genome shotgun sequence genome:
CGTTTCTGTTTCATAAACTCCCCTGCTCAGAGTGGTATGGGAGATGCAGCCTCCCACAGTCCGACTTCATTTTATAAGAGGGCGTCTTTGAATATTCCATCTCATTCCCTCAAAGCAACCAATTCAGAACAGTTTCTGCCCTGACAGAGGATGGGGTAGAAGGGTGAGGACAGTGGGGACCAGGGAGAAGAGAACGTAGCTAAGAAAGGGAGTTAACTAGGCTGGGGAGGAGAGAATCATATTCAGGCTTTTGGGACCCTGTGTCCCTTCCCATCCCTGAAGATGAGCACATGAAGATATAAGAAGCAGTAATGGAGGCAGGAGATAGGATAAAGTTACTTCTCCTCCAGCTTTTACAGGTCAGACCTGTTAATAGTAGGCCCTGcccatctcttttattttctccaagaTTGTGGCAGGTGGAAGTCACTATTAACTGCTTTGATGCTGCAGCAGCAGTCTAGCTCTTCTGAAGATTAGGAAGTGGAGTTGCCACAGCTCCCAATTCCTAGCCCCTGTAAGAGGCCAGCACATTCTCAGACATATTCCAGGCTCAGCTAAAAGGTTACACTTCAGGAGACTTGAACTCACAGCCTCATATCATTTAGCAGTTAGTTAGCATAAACTAACTGCTAAAGTTGCCCCAAATCAAGGCAGCATGATGCCAGGACTTGATCTCTTGTCCTTCAGTCCCCCAGGTAGCCCCACTCTTCCCTTCCTGAGATGGACCAGCCATTCCTGCATGTAGCTTTGTGCTCAAGTGCATGACTGTAAGCTGAAGGACACCTGTGTGTATTTCTGACAGTGACATTAAGAGGGTGTTTTGCAAGATATTACAAATGCTTAGCAAAGTGTTCCTCCAAGTATTTCCTCTAGTTATCATTATGGTTTTATAAACTTTCATGGCCACAAAGAGTTCcattcaaatatataaattggGAAACCTATAAACTGATGTTTGTTGGACTTTTAGGACAAATAACAAATGCTCTAAATTTCTGCATCAGGGACCTTTCTCATCTGGGACCATTTTCAATGGCAGCTGGAATGTTATGGGTTGGGTACTACATTTTGCCCTGGCAGGAGCAGAAGGCAAGCATGGAGAACTAGTGGAGAACAGTGGGTGAGAGGTACAGGGCAGCAAACTGCAGCTCCAGGTCATCAGGTTGGAACAGTGACAGCCATCCTAAGGTGGAAGGGGCTGCCTCTTTCTCAATTACTAAGCTAAGATAGGCAACGGCGAGAAAGGGACACCGCACAGGGCTAGGATGAGGAGATTGGCTGGCTTAGCTGAGGCCCAGGACTCCCTTTCGGACGGTCTGTATTACTGTATATGAAACTAGCCTAGCAATGCCCATAAGCCAGGattgagggaggaaggaagtgggTTAAAGAGGAGGGGAAGCGAGTGGGGAAGGCTACAGATCTTTACAAATTAGGACATATTTTTACAAGTTGCAAAAAGTTTGTAGGGTGGTGGAAAGGGTGGAGGCGTCAGGGGAGAGCATGAGAAGGCTGAGCAGAGCTGGGCTGTGGAAACGTACGGAGTGACTTACCGTGAAAGGCAAGGAGCAGACGGCGAAGGTGATGGTCATAATAGCCAGGAGAATGAGGTGGTCCGTCTCCTCCGCCATGGACACCCTTTCCCCTCTCCTGCGGGCCCCGGGGCCGCCCCGGCCACTGCCCAAGGAAGGTCCGCAGCGGCTTCTCCGACTTCGGCGGTGCATGCGGATGAGGTTGAGAATGACACTGAAGTTGCAGGCGAGCACCGCGACGATGAGAAGCAGCAGCAAGGTGGCGTACAGCTGCAGGTAAGCGGTCCGCCCGTGCCGGATGAAGCACCAGGTCCCGGGGCAGTACTGGACGTACTGCCCGTAGTCCAGCAGCGGCAGCGAGCAGAAGAGCAGGGAGACGGCATAGATGGCGGGCAGCACCGCCAGGCCCCCGGAGCGCGAGACGCGGCGCTGGTAGAAGTAGGGGTGCCCGATCGAGAGGTAGCGCTCCAGGGCCATGGCGAAGAGCATGAGCATTGTGGCCAGGCTGAAGAAGGTCATGGCGAAAGCGAAGTAGGTGCACGCGCGGCTCTCGGGCGCCAGTGCCACCAGGGTCTGGTTCCGCGCGTACGAAGCTAGTACCACCGGGCTGATGAGGCAGGTCCCGAGCAGGTCGGTGAACACCAGCTCGGTCACCAGCACGTGGAACAAGGAGAGGGAGCTCCTGCGGCCGGCGCTGCACCCCGCGTCCCCCCGCCAGCGGCGCGCCAGCAGCGCCAGTGCTATGAGGTTCCCCAGCACCCCGGCCGAGAACATCACGGAGCTGATGGCTGGGCTTTCGCCCGGGGGAAGCCACTGTCGCGTCTCGCAGTCCTCAGGCCAGGAGTCATTGGAGGCATTGCCCATGGTGGGGTGCCTGGAAAAGAGATGTGTCCTCCTCTCCCAGTCTTTACCTGGGAGGAAGACAGTCTGAGAGCCGGAGCGTTCCGAGACTCAGAGGAAAAACGGGAGGGACGGAAATCCAGAGCCCCCTTCCCGCACCCAACGCGCCGACGGCGGCTTGCCCTGGGTCTCCAGCCGCGCGCCGAGTGGCGGCTCGGCTGCTGCATCCGAGCGGCGCTCGAGGCTCCCGCGCCTACCCGCGCAGGCCAAGGCCGGGAGCCAGAGCCTAGGGGAGCCGTCGTCTCCGCCCCCACACCGTCGGGGGGCGGGCCCAGGAGCGCTGGCCAGGCCTTGCAAGTGCGAGTGTCCGCGAGCTGCCGGGGAGGCAGGACGCGTCACACTGGCGGGGGCGTTCCGAGTCCCTGGGGCGCGCCGGCGGGGATGGAGAGAAGGCGTCTGAACACCCGCCGGGCGCGGCACTGGGCAGAAGCGCGCGTGTTGCCGTACTGGAACTGTCCTCAACCGGCCGGAGAGGCATTTCTCGCACGGCAGTCTGACCTCGGCTGGGAAGCGTTAAGCCCCAGCAGCGAGCTGGGAGGGAGTGCAGGAGCACTTGCGGGGTCGGCGCAGAATGCGCAGAAGATCGGGGCAAAGAG
Encoded proteins:
- the PTGER2 gene encoding prostaglandin E2 receptor EP2 subtype isoform X2, with product MGNASNDSWPEDCETRQWLPPGESPAISSVMFSAGVLGNLIALALLARRWRGDAGCSAGRRSSLSLFHVLVTELVFTDLLGTCLISPVVLASYARNQTLVALAPESRACTYFAFAMTFFSLATMLMLFAMALERYLSIGHPYFYQRRVSRSGGLAVLPAIYAVSLLFCSLPLLDYGQYVQYCPGTWCFIRHGRTAYLQLYATLLLLLIVAVLACNFSVILNLIRMHRRSRRSRCGPSLGSGRGGPGARRRGERVSMAEETDHLILLAIMTITFAVCSLPFTIFAYMNETSSRKEKWDLQALRFLSINSIIDPWVFAILRPPVLRLMRSVLCCRISLRTQDTIQTSCSTQSDASKQADL
- the PTGER2 gene encoding prostaglandin E2 receptor EP2 subtype isoform X1, whose protein sequence is MGNASNDSWPEDCETRQWLPPGESPAISSVMFSAGVLGNLIALALLARRWRGDAGCSAGRRSSLSLFHVLVTELVFTDLLGTCLISPVVLASYARNQTLVALAPESRACTYFAFAMTFFSLATMLMLFAMALERYLSIGHPYFYQRRVSRSGGLAVLPAIYAVSLLFCSLPLLDYGQYVQYCPGTWCFIRHGRTAYLQLYATLLLLLIVAVLACNFSVILNLIRMHRRSRRSRCGPSLGSGRGGPGARRRGERVSMAEETDHLILLAIMTITFAVCSLPFTDNKLLSMSLKSGPNHWQQGGQLYPVGHQSIPQHSSSGQRRGMGEFRNLELLMSSIVPKFGQVGITASSEDASLGLPKFWK